From Romeriopsis navalis LEGE 11480, a single genomic window includes:
- a CDS encoding DUF4335 domain-containing protein: MTIQRQYSLPNCSLTLDGFGDGSSSPSDLRPVMSILTNAECSLIGQSAIRGGKDFFEGLIATVSLYAQEVLSGIRVPAADDGNHAVHLERLGPDQHQLTFAPEDGEPQTLELNTVQLFDLVEAIDQFIADAQTLPQWSLGLKPASKKFAPQEPLTKQAVPLAAGLGSLVLASVVFAAMPIAQIKQPNDLVFTPTEQTTKKKDEQQPSDKPSGTSNSESQTTKVNSTTAESQPNQAAAPTKTAQISDPEELKKLQNKLEKELQGSFNPDTPVTEVVAYKVLLGQDGKILDFEPENGAATSLVNQTPLPDLRYKPVEGGTTNEEPLASFRAEFTPEGAVRVQPVTDDGTAQSGTNQTSSTREAVKSATIQPSDAATGTQPASTETASKNQPNDAAKSTTDTTAQSSASDNGAIRQRSKLVELQKQIYNQVDKSWKAPNGVAFQENLTFSVRADAGGKILDYVPYDQAAGNYKGETPLPDLGKEGDLNQAPDGDYARFKVVFKPNGQLEVNPWDGYPAEAPE; this comes from the coding sequence ATGACAATTCAGCGACAGTATAGCCTGCCCAACTGCAGCTTAACCCTTGATGGCTTTGGTGATGGGAGTAGTAGCCCCAGCGACCTGCGGCCAGTCATGTCTATCCTGACCAACGCCGAATGCAGCTTGATTGGACAGTCCGCCATTCGCGGTGGCAAGGATTTCTTTGAAGGTTTGATCGCCACGGTCAGTCTCTATGCTCAAGAAGTCTTGAGTGGGATTCGCGTCCCAGCCGCCGATGATGGTAATCATGCCGTTCACCTTGAGCGCCTCGGCCCCGATCAACACCAACTCACGTTTGCCCCAGAAGATGGCGAGCCGCAAACATTGGAACTTAATACCGTTCAATTGTTTGACTTAGTTGAAGCGATCGACCAATTTATCGCCGACGCACAAACGTTGCCTCAATGGTCCTTAGGCCTCAAGCCGGCTTCGAAGAAATTTGCACCACAAGAACCACTGACCAAGCAAGCCGTACCCCTTGCCGCCGGGTTAGGCAGTCTCGTTCTGGCGTCTGTGGTCTTTGCGGCAATGCCGATCGCGCAGATCAAGCAGCCAAACGATTTAGTTTTTACCCCGACTGAACAAACGACCAAAAAGAAGGACGAGCAGCAACCCAGCGACAAACCTTCTGGCACAAGCAACAGCGAGAGCCAAACCACAAAAGTTAATTCAACAACAGCAGAGAGCCAGCCGAATCAAGCGGCAGCGCCAACGAAGACAGCGCAGATTTCGGATCCAGAAGAGCTCAAAAAACTTCAAAATAAGCTTGAAAAAGAGCTCCAAGGTAGCTTTAATCCCGACACTCCCGTCACAGAAGTCGTAGCCTACAAAGTGTTGCTCGGCCAAGATGGCAAAATTCTGGACTTTGAGCCGGAGAATGGTGCAGCCACTAGCTTGGTCAATCAAACACCACTCCCAGATTTGCGCTACAAGCCCGTCGAGGGTGGCACAACGAACGAAGAGCCGCTCGCCAGTTTCCGAGCAGAATTTACCCCAGAAGGCGCAGTGCGCGTTCAACCAGTAACTGATGATGGAACCGCTCAGTCTGGGACGAATCAGACATCCTCAACTCGTGAAGCCGTTAAATCAGCCACAATCCAGCCTAGCGATGCTGCCACGGGTACTCAACCGGCATCAACTGAGACCGCATCAAAGAATCAACCAAATGATGCAGCCAAGTCAACCACCGACACAACGGCTCAAAGTTCGGCTAGCGACAACGGCGCAATTCGCCAACGATCGAAGCTAGTTGAACTCCAAAAGCAAATCTACAATCAAGTGGACAAGTCCTGGAAAGCCCCAAATGGTGTAGCTTTTCAAGAAAATCTAACGTTTTCAGTCCGGGCCGATGCCGGCGGCAAAATCCTTGACTACGTACCTTACGATCAAGCGGCCGGTAACTACAAAGGCGAAACGCCACTGCCCGATCTCGGGAAAGAGGGCGATTTAAATCAAGCACCGGACGGTGACTATGCTCGGTTTAAAGTTGTCTTCAAGCCGAATGGTCAACTAGAAGTCAATCCCTGGGATGGTTATCCAGCCGAAGCGCCGGAGTAA
- a CDS encoding DUF3038 domain-containing protein: MIVSEGVMQENPPIPNSTAATPLILETLPNVLAEDSECPRRTRSQLDLLLLAIEALDLTGSEAILAVSQELDLQSVIRHRVALWRLRSTNPMRRLSQRQPMNLSEAKALTVIICNLARRLTVILRQLVLAQRQMAQGEDSAIQVLQLQDYLDRYRALFRARMNQRRTMSLYDSDEALNTLALEQLTRLLFCTGTSGLQRLWISLFDGEVA, encoded by the coding sequence ATGATTGTCTCCGAAGGCGTAATGCAAGAGAACCCCCCTATCCCCAATTCCACGGCAGCGACGCCCTTGATTTTGGAAACTTTACCCAACGTCCTCGCGGAAGACAGTGAATGTCCCCGTCGCACCCGTTCACAGCTCGATTTGCTACTATTGGCGATCGAAGCGCTGGATTTAACTGGCTCAGAAGCTATTTTGGCCGTGTCGCAGGAACTTGATCTGCAAAGTGTGATCCGCCATCGGGTTGCACTTTGGCGTCTCCGCAGCACTAACCCCATGCGCCGGCTCAGCCAACGTCAGCCCATGAATCTATCCGAAGCCAAAGCCCTGACGGTGATTATTTGCAATTTAGCCCGTCGGCTCACGGTGATCCTTCGCCAGTTGGTTTTGGCCCAACGCCAGATGGCGCAAGGGGAAGACTCAGCGATTCAAGTATTACAACTGCAAGACTATCTCGATCGCTATCGTGCCTTATTCCGCGCCCGCATGAATCAGCGGCGCACGATGAGCCTTTATGATTCCGATGAAGCCCTAAATACACTGGCGCTTGAACAACTCACGCGTCTTCTGTTTTGCACCGGCACATCCGGTTTACAACGCCTATGGATTAGTTTGTTTGATGGAGAAGTGGCATGA
- the psbP gene encoding photosystem II reaction center PsbP produces the protein MLKRLLAIFLVMCTTLTLQGCTSLGGGLNAFVDDIDGYRFLYPNGWVQIAVSNGPDVVFHDIIEQTENVSVVINPVPGRKTLSDLGTPGEVGYQLSNSAIAPPGSGRTAELVDAQERDVNGRIYYTLEYLVKLSDGRERHNLASASISRGKLFTINASTPEGRWADMQDALQRSVQSFLVN, from the coding sequence ATGCTTAAACGGCTTCTGGCAATCTTCCTAGTTATGTGCACCACGCTGACGCTACAAGGCTGTACGTCCCTCGGCGGTGGCCTGAACGCCTTTGTGGACGATATTGATGGGTATCGCTTCCTCTATCCCAATGGCTGGGTTCAGATTGCTGTTTCGAATGGCCCAGATGTGGTATTCCACGACATTATTGAGCAGACGGAAAATGTCAGCGTTGTGATCAATCCGGTGCCTGGTCGGAAAACGTTATCGGATTTAGGCACGCCGGGGGAAGTGGGATATCAATTGTCGAATTCGGCGATTGCACCTCCGGGGTCCGGTCGAACGGCGGAACTCGTGGATGCTCAAGAACGCGATGTCAATGGTCGGATTTATTACACATTGGAATATTTGGTGAAGCTCTCTGATGGCCGTGAACGTCATAATCTCGCGAGTGCTTCAATTAGCCGCGGTAAGCTGTTTACCATCAATGCGTCGACGCCGGAAGGGCGTTGGGCTGATATGCAAGATGCCCTGCAACGCTCGGTGCAGTCATTTTTGGTTAATTAG
- a CDS encoding Maf family protein, with protein sequence MLPRFILASQSPARRRLLQQAGIEPECMPSQFDEDSIQSPNPSHLVESLAIGKATVIAQKLAKSSPQSAVVLGCDSVLAINGEIHGKPDSPSHAIERWQYMRGRVGELYTGHALIQLLPTGSSRQLVRCAMTQVHFAQPTDRQIRAYVASGEPLHCAGCFALEGKGSLFIERLQGCHTNVIGLSMPLLRQMLGEMDCDVTAFWR encoded by the coding sequence ATGTTGCCGCGATTTATTTTGGCCTCGCAATCCCCGGCCCGTCGGCGCTTGTTGCAGCAGGCCGGGATTGAGCCGGAATGCATGCCGAGTCAGTTTGACGAGGATTCAATTCAGTCGCCAAATCCCTCACATCTAGTTGAGAGTTTGGCGATCGGTAAAGCGACCGTGATTGCCCAGAAACTAGCGAAATCATCGCCACAATCGGCGGTGGTTTTGGGTTGCGACTCGGTACTCGCAATTAATGGCGAAATTCACGGTAAACCGGACAGTCCTAGTCATGCGATCGAACGCTGGCAATACATGCGTGGGCGAGTTGGCGAGTTATATACCGGTCACGCCTTAATTCAGCTTCTGCCAACGGGGTCATCGCGCCAACTAGTGCGTTGTGCGATGACCCAGGTACATTTTGCCCAGCCGACGGATCGCCAGATTCGAGCCTACGTGGCCTCAGGTGAGCCGTTGCATTGTGCAGGGTGTTTTGCCCTAGAAGGGAAAGGCAGTTTATTTATTGAGCGATTGCAGGGGTGCCACACGAATGTGATTGGGCTGAGTATGCCACTGCTACGCCAGATGTTAGGAGAAATGGATTGTGACGTGACGGCTTTTTGGCGCTGA
- the aat gene encoding leucyl/phenylalanyl-tRNA--protein transferase, translated as MFDLSSIVNGYAQGYFLMADETDQLGWYRSQARTLIPLDQRFRYPKSLQRVLNQQRFDVAIDRAFDAVIEGCSDREETWISDELKEIYRTLYAAGWAHSFETWQGDQLAGGILGIVIHGAFIGESMFFRIPEGSKVAMVKLVEHLRQRQFTLFDAQLMNPHLERFGAYMIRSEEYDGLLETAMAQNCDFC; from the coding sequence ATGTTTGACCTGTCTTCGATCGTCAATGGTTATGCTCAAGGCTATTTCTTGATGGCAGATGAAACGGATCAACTCGGTTGGTATCGCAGTCAAGCCAGAACGTTAATCCCCCTGGATCAACGCTTTCGCTATCCCAAATCACTCCAGCGGGTGCTCAACCAACAGCGATTCGACGTCGCGATCGACCGGGCCTTTGATGCCGTGATTGAGGGCTGCAGCGATCGTGAAGAAACTTGGATTTCCGACGAACTTAAAGAAATTTACCGCACCCTCTATGCCGCTGGGTGGGCCCACAGCTTTGAAACATGGCAAGGCGACCAACTTGCCGGTGGGATTCTGGGCATTGTGATCCACGGGGCATTCATTGGAGAATCAATGTTTTTTCGGATTCCGGAAGGCTCAAAAGTTGCGATGGTCAAATTAGTTGAGCATCTGCGTCAACGCCAATTCACCCTCTTCGATGCACAGCTCATGAACCCACATCTCGAACGGTTTGGCGCTTACATGATTCGGAGTGAGGAATATGATGGATTGCTGGAGACGGCGATGGCCCAAAATTGTGATTTTTGCTAA
- a CDS encoding PAS domain-containing protein — protein MSQRFIFQTLLQTLSTDFDIDRCVVITRTRDTETVWRISVQSEHQLQSQSYAQIPLTSFAGIPQVMLKTVLGCQGAIVINDLTDHHPFRGDPYWQSRSPRHLLCLPLTYDKQLLGAIYIEKQSSTPGDDPAAPHTPIPPWSNSQIRLIKGICCQAAISLKHLEAGTPQPTAHEVAIQGPSIKSSEPLTPTWTIPVRHLPCPNSEEFHAARTFQQLVENANDVIFMITIDGRFSYLSPKFQDMVGFAPQDYINKSFTHLTHPDDLPRMYRMLKLQLLKRQQNNEFEFRLRRQDGSYFWAAANNSAPLEDEYGNLIGFQGIIRDINTRKLAEQALQQAQARLHFLVATTPAIIHSISLKPDARDPGTHQISFISENVEAILGYQTSQFMGSLSNWAKRIHPQDRHHIFRLYCNTIRNQGECQAEYRLRNNLGTYQWLYSAMKVLVDANGVAIEAVGYTADITPRRLAEDRLIKTNEQLQISNSELARATRLKDEFLANMSHELRTPLNAILGISEAVLDEVYGPLSGQYRKSLKIIEQSGQHLLELINDILDLAKIEANKLAIKPSNTSLKYLCESSLSFVRQTAINKVIQLKHDGNYGEDYIYVDERRMRQVLINLLSNAVKFTPGGGCVELNTQYDAITKRFQFQIKDNGIGIAPDDLPQLFQPFIQIDSNLSRQFSGTGLGLTLVKRIVNLHNGTISVESTENSGSCFTVELPITPLRNPEVPQPSLEVWPPKVIHREAPLILLAEDNAMNIEILTDYLNAQGYQVLIAQNGLEAIEINCSKQPQLILMDIQMPQMDGLEATRQIRRDPSACGQVPIIALTALAMPGDADRCLKAGANDYLAKPVKLKQLATIVDQHLAACYC, from the coding sequence ATGTCACAGCGCTTTATCTTTCAGACTCTGCTACAAACCCTGAGCACCGATTTCGATATTGATCGGTGTGTTGTGATCACGCGAACCAGAGATACAGAGACAGTTTGGCGAATTTCGGTTCAGTCCGAGCATCAGTTACAATCACAATCCTACGCACAAATTCCCTTAACTAGTTTTGCGGGAATTCCGCAGGTAATGCTCAAAACAGTCTTGGGCTGCCAGGGAGCCATTGTGATCAATGACCTCACCGATCACCATCCTTTCAGAGGCGATCCATACTGGCAATCACGATCGCCACGACATTTGCTCTGCTTACCACTGACCTACGATAAACAGCTACTGGGCGCAATTTATATTGAGAAGCAATCAAGCACCCCGGGGGATGATCCAGCGGCACCACACACACCCATTCCACCCTGGAGCAACAGCCAAATTCGCTTAATCAAAGGCATCTGCTGCCAAGCGGCAATTTCGCTGAAACATCTAGAAGCAGGGACACCCCAACCGACAGCGCATGAAGTTGCGATACAAGGCCCATCAATCAAGTCGTCAGAGCCGCTCACCCCCACCTGGACAATTCCCGTCCGGCACCTGCCATGCCCTAACTCGGAAGAATTTCACGCCGCTAGAACCTTCCAACAACTGGTGGAAAATGCCAATGATGTGATTTTTATGATCACGATCGACGGTCGTTTTAGCTACCTCTCACCCAAATTCCAAGATATGGTGGGGTTTGCCCCACAGGACTACATCAATAAGTCATTCACCCACCTAACACATCCTGATGATTTGCCCAGAATGTATCGGATGCTCAAACTTCAGCTGCTCAAACGGCAACAGAACAATGAGTTTGAATTTCGGTTGCGGCGACAGGATGGCTCCTATTTCTGGGCGGCCGCCAACAATTCTGCCCCCCTCGAAGACGAATATGGCAATTTGATTGGCTTTCAAGGCATTATCCGCGATATTAATACCCGCAAGCTGGCCGAACAAGCTCTCCAACAGGCCCAAGCCCGTTTACATTTTTTAGTCGCGACCACCCCCGCCATTATTCACAGTATTAGTCTCAAGCCGGATGCCCGTGATCCGGGCACGCATCAAATCTCCTTTATTAGTGAGAACGTTGAAGCCATCCTCGGCTATCAAACGAGCCAATTTATGGGCTCATTATCGAACTGGGCCAAACGAATTCATCCCCAGGACCGGCATCACATATTCCGGCTCTACTGCAACACCATTCGCAACCAAGGTGAATGCCAAGCCGAGTACCGACTACGGAATAATTTAGGCACCTATCAATGGCTCTATAGTGCAATGAAGGTGCTAGTTGACGCAAATGGTGTGGCGATCGAAGCCGTGGGTTATACCGCCGATATTACCCCGCGCCGGCTGGCAGAAGACCGACTCATTAAAACCAATGAACAGCTGCAGATCAGCAACTCCGAACTCGCCCGTGCGACACGCCTCAAAGACGAATTTCTCGCAAATATGAGTCACGAATTACGCACGCCGTTAAATGCAATTTTAGGCATTTCGGAAGCTGTCCTCGATGAAGTCTATGGCCCCCTCAGTGGCCAATATCGCAAATCGCTCAAAATCATCGAACAAAGCGGTCAACACTTACTTGAGCTGATTAATGACATTCTCGATTTAGCCAAAATCGAAGCTAACAAACTAGCCATCAAACCCAGCAATACCTCATTAAAGTATCTATGTGAGTCCAGTTTGAGCTTTGTGCGCCAAACAGCCATCAACAAAGTGATCCAGCTAAAACATGATGGCAATTATGGCGAAGATTACATATACGTTGACGAGCGACGGATGCGCCAAGTCTTAATTAATTTGCTCAGTAATGCCGTCAAATTCACGCCCGGTGGCGGTTGTGTTGAATTAAACACGCAATATGACGCGATCACCAAACGGTTTCAATTCCAGATCAAAGATAATGGCATTGGCATTGCGCCCGATGATTTACCACAACTATTCCAGCCATTTATCCAAATTGACAGTAATCTCAGCCGCCAATTTTCTGGCACCGGACTCGGCTTGACCTTAGTCAAACGGATTGTGAATCTCCACAACGGCACAATTTCCGTCGAGAGTACCGAAAATAGCGGCAGCTGTTTTACCGTTGAACTACCCATCACCCCTCTGCGCAACCCAGAAGTTCCCCAGCCCAGCCTTGAGGTATGGCCACCCAAAGTCATTCATCGTGAAGCCCCATTAATCTTGTTGGCTGAAGATAATGCGATGAATATTGAGATTTTGACTGATTATTTAAACGCTCAAGGCTATCAGGTACTGATTGCCCAAAATGGGCTCGAGGCGATCGAAATCAATTGCAGCAAACAACCACAACTGATCTTAATGGATATTCAAATGCCCCAAATGGATGGCCTTGAGGCCACACGACAAATCCGCCGCGACCCATCCGCCTGCGGCCAAGTCCCAATCATCGCCTTAACCGCCCTGGCCATGCCCGGTGATGCCGACCGCTGTCTCAAAGCCGGTGCAAATGACTACCTCGCCAAACCCGTCAAACTCAAACAACTGGCCACCATCGTCGATCAGCACTTAGCCGCTTGTTATTGCTAA
- a CDS encoding glycosyltransferase family 2 protein → MFLSVVIPTYNRLPILEKCLRALEGQQYDPEVIEAYEIVVVDDGSTDGTIAWLRQNAADFPHVQLFEQQHMGPSAARNLGVQEAQGDTIVFIDSDLVVTSRFLQAHGEMLRDGQLALGNDHFFTYGRVINTANFDDPTAEPYKVTDFSAAFFATGNVAIAKHWLVEAGLFDTGFQLYGWEDLELGVRLKRLGLKLLKAPDAVGYHWHPAFSLEQIPKLIDQEIQRGRMGVLFYEKHPTWEVRMMIQMTWLHKLLWGLLSLGGRLNENTMAPLLQWLIDQGKPQLALEAARIFLNWYNVQGVYDAYAETQSK, encoded by the coding sequence GTGTTTTTGAGTGTGGTTATTCCGACCTATAATCGCCTGCCGATTTTGGAGAAGTGTCTGCGGGCGCTGGAAGGTCAACAGTACGATCCAGAAGTGATTGAGGCCTATGAAATCGTCGTCGTTGACGATGGCTCAACCGATGGCACCATTGCTTGGCTGCGCCAAAATGCGGCTGATTTCCCCCATGTGCAGCTATTTGAACAGCAACATATGGGGCCCTCAGCCGCCCGTAATCTTGGCGTCCAGGAAGCGCAAGGCGATACGATCGTTTTCATTGATAGTGATTTAGTCGTCACCAGTCGCTTTTTGCAGGCCCATGGCGAAATGCTGCGCGATGGTCAACTGGCCCTCGGCAACGATCACTTTTTCACCTACGGCCGGGTGATCAACACTGCCAATTTCGATGATCCAACCGCCGAGCCCTATAAAGTCACTGACTTTTCTGCTGCCTTCTTTGCCACTGGCAATGTTGCGATCGCCAAACATTGGCTGGTTGAAGCCGGACTATTTGATACCGGCTTTCAACTATACGGCTGGGAGGATTTAGAACTCGGTGTCCGCCTCAAACGTCTCGGTTTGAAATTACTCAAGGCCCCGGATGCCGTAGGCTATCACTGGCATCCAGCATTTAGCCTCGAACAAATTCCCAAGTTAATTGACCAAGAAATCCAGCGGGGGCGCATGGGGGTGTTGTTCTACGAAAAACATCCGACCTGGGAAGTCCGCATGATGATCCAAATGACCTGGTTACACAAACTCCTGTGGGGACTGCTATCCCTGGGTGGGCGTCTCAACGAAAACACAATGGCCCCACTGTTGCAATGGCTCATTGACCAAGGCAAGCCCCAGCTTGCCCTCGAAGCCGCCCGCATTTTCCTCAATTGGTATAACGTCCAGGGTGTCTATGATGCCTATGCCGAGACCCAGTCCAAGTAA
- a CDS encoding glycoside hydrolase, which yields MPHPLHVAFIWHQHQPLYKSRQSNSAEGQYRLPWVRLHGTKDYLDLVLLLEQYPKLHQTVNLVPSLIMQLEDYIAGTALDPYLTAALTPIEQLTQAQKEFIVAHFFDGNHRTLIDPHPRYSELYEIRQAKGQRWCFENWADDDFGDLLAWHNLSWIDPLFWDDPQISGWLKKDRGFTLADRQHIYSKQREILRRIIPQHKKMQNAGQLEITTTPYTHPILPLLADTNSGRVAVRDLPLPEQRFQWAEDMPRHLRKAKEMYSDRFDRAPRGLWPSEQSVSPAILPDISQAGFEWICSDEAVLGWTLDHFFQRDEKSHITAPEKLYQPYRLETPHGDLAIVFRDHRLSDLIGFTYGGMPAAAAATDLVTQLHTIAQNLQAQQDSGTTSLDEPWLVTIALDGENCWEFYEQDGKPFLESLYSQLSDDANIKLVTVSEYLDQFPPRETLPAAKLHSGSWVDGSFTTWIGDPAKNRAWDLLTTARQTLANHPEATEATNPEAWEALYAAEGSDWFWWFGEGHSSNQDAMFDQLFREHLMALYQSLNEPIPDNVRRPIETHTTRDTRQPEGYVNARIDGSGDEQDWDKAGRIELGGARGTMHQSSAIQRLWYGVNHHNLYLRLDFKAGIKIGSDVPSELNLFWYYSNKTMHNSPIPLVELASQSPLDHHYHHHLGINLLTKTIWLQEAIEHWRWESRATRAQIGLDRCLELSLPWTDLGIEPDATLQLILVMSEGGRYRQLIPETGMINLTIP from the coding sequence ATGCCCCATCCGCTTCACGTTGCATTCATCTGGCACCAACATCAGCCCCTCTACAAAAGTCGTCAGAGCAACTCCGCCGAAGGCCAATACCGTCTACCTTGGGTCCGGCTGCACGGCACCAAGGATTACCTCGATCTGGTCTTACTGCTCGAACAATATCCGAAGCTGCACCAAACCGTAAATCTCGTGCCTTCACTCATTATGCAGTTGGAAGATTATATTGCGGGCACAGCACTAGACCCCTATCTAACTGCCGCATTAACGCCAATCGAGCAATTGACCCAGGCGCAAAAAGAATTTATTGTCGCCCACTTTTTTGATGGCAACCATCGGACACTGATTGATCCCCACCCACGCTACAGCGAACTCTACGAAATCCGCCAAGCAAAAGGACAGCGGTGGTGCTTTGAGAATTGGGCTGATGACGACTTTGGCGACCTATTGGCCTGGCACAATTTATCTTGGATTGATCCCCTATTTTGGGACGATCCACAAATTTCAGGCTGGTTGAAAAAAGATCGGGGCTTCACATTAGCCGATCGCCAGCACATCTATTCCAAACAACGGGAAATCCTCCGCCGCATTATCCCTCAACATAAAAAAATGCAAAATGCCGGGCAGTTGGAAATCACCACAACTCCCTATACCCATCCGATTCTGCCACTCTTAGCCGATACCAATTCCGGCCGGGTCGCGGTCCGTGATCTACCACTGCCGGAGCAGCGCTTTCAGTGGGCCGAAGATATGCCGCGTCATCTGCGCAAAGCGAAAGAAATGTACAGCGATCGCTTCGATCGGGCGCCCCGTGGCCTCTGGCCCTCAGAGCAATCGGTCAGCCCGGCGATTCTGCCGGATATCAGTCAAGCCGGGTTCGAATGGATTTGCAGTGATGAAGCGGTTTTGGGCTGGACCCTGGATCATTTCTTCCAACGTGATGAGAAAAGCCATATCACGGCGCCGGAGAAACTCTACCAACCCTACCGGTTAGAAACCCCCCACGGCGATTTAGCGATCGTTTTCCGCGATCATCGGCTCTCCGACTTAATCGGCTTTACCTATGGGGGCATGCCCGCCGCCGCTGCCGCTACCGATTTAGTCACACAGCTGCATACCATTGCTCAAAATCTCCAAGCCCAACAAGACTCTGGCACCACCAGTCTGGATGAACCCTGGTTAGTCACGATCGCCCTTGACGGCGAGAACTGCTGGGAATTCTATGAACAGGATGGCAAACCCTTCCTGGAATCCCTCTACAGCCAGTTAAGCGACGATGCCAATATCAAACTCGTCACGGTAAGCGAGTATCTCGACCAATTCCCACCCCGTGAAACCTTACCGGCGGCAAAATTACACAGTGGTTCTTGGGTCGATGGCAGCTTCACAACTTGGATTGGCGACCCCGCCAAAAATCGGGCCTGGGATCTGCTGACGACAGCGCGACAAACCCTCGCCAATCATCCCGAGGCCACCGAAGCGACCAATCCCGAGGCCTGGGAAGCCCTTTATGCCGCCGAAGGATCCGACTGGTTTTGGTGGTTTGGTGAAGGACATTCGTCCAATCAAGATGCCATGTTTGACCAGTTGTTCCGTGAACATCTGATGGCGCTATACCAAAGTTTAAATGAGCCGATTCCCGATAATGTTCGCCGCCCGATCGAAACACATACCACACGCGATACGCGCCAACCAGAAGGTTATGTAAACGCCCGCATCGATGGCAGCGGCGACGAACAAGATTGGGATAAAGCCGGCCGCATCGAATTGGGGGGAGCCCGGGGCACGATGCACCAAAGCAGCGCCATTCAACGCCTCTGGTATGGGGTGAACCACCACAACCTCTATCTACGCCTTGACTTCAAGGCTGGCATCAAAATCGGTAGTGACGTTCCCTCCGAACTCAATCTGTTCTGGTACTACAGCAACAAAACCATGCATAACAGCCCCATCCCCCTAGTGGAGCTAGCATCACAGTCGCCCCTCGATCACCACTACCACCATCACCTCGGAATTAATCTACTGACCAAAACAATTTGGCTCCAAGAAGCGATCGAGCATTGGCGCTGGGAATCGCGAGCAACACGGGCACAAATTGGTCTTGATCGATGTCTCGAATTGAGTCTGCCTTGGACGGATTTAGGCATCGAGCCAGATGCGACATTGCAGCTTATCCTAGTAATGTCAGAGGGTGGACGGTACCGTCAGTTAATTCCCGAAACCGGGATGATCAACCTGACAATTCCCTAG
- a CDS encoding NifU family protein, producing the protein MALALTNDNVETVLDELRPYLMADGGNVELVDIDGPTVKLRLNGACGSCPSSTMTLRMGIERRLREQIPEINEVEQVV; encoded by the coding sequence ATGGCATTAGCACTAACCAATGACAACGTCGAAACTGTACTCGACGAATTGCGTCCCTATCTCATGGCCGATGGTGGCAACGTTGAGCTAGTGGACATTGATGGCCCGACCGTAAAACTACGACTAAATGGCGCTTGTGGTTCCTGCCCCAGCTCCACGATGACGCTACGTATGGGCATCGAACGACGTTTACGAGAACAGATTCCCGAAATCAACGAAGTTGAACAGGTTGTTTAA
- a CDS encoding DUF3386 domain-containing protein has translation MNIAVGTDATTLFKAAYDNRYTWDHDFPGYTADVTYRCEGTEFHGKAKVSPDPRMGFKGEVTEITDEAVLKAVQGQLWEIAVHRVRRPFEKTHADNQFSFGKTDESGAVEILIDGKVDHYKVRDQEIVLVHRTIHGSIVTINTFSFHDTGEGCLSHTYDSVYQDAKTGEPKGGKSEFTDTYERVGNYQILNRREIKTEEGTMEFTFSNIQLLK, from the coding sequence ATGAATATTGCTGTGGGCACCGATGCAACCACCCTGTTTAAAGCAGCTTACGATAATCGCTATACCTGGGATCATGATTTTCCAGGCTACACAGCTGATGTAACTTACCGTTGCGAAGGCACCGAATTTCACGGGAAAGCCAAGGTTTCACCGGACCCACGCATGGGATTTAAAGGTGAAGTCACCGAAATTACGGACGAAGCAGTGCTCAAAGCGGTTCAAGGACAGCTTTGGGAGATTGCCGTACACCGTGTTCGTCGGCCCTTTGAGAAAACCCACGCTGACAATCAATTCAGCTTTGGCAAAACTGACGAAAGCGGCGCCGTAGAAATTTTGATCGATGGCAAAGTTGACCACTATAAGGTACGCGACCAAGAGATTGTCTTAGTCCATCGCACAATTCACGGCAGCATCGTCACCATCAACACATTCTCCTTCCACGATACGGGGGAGGGGTGTTTATCCCACACTTATGACTCCGTCTATCAAGATGCCAAAACTGGCGAACCGAAAGGCGGCAAAAGTGAATTCACTGATACCTATGAACGGGTAGGGAATTATCAAATCCTCAACCGCCGCGAAATCAAAACCGAGGAAGGTACGATGGAATTTACCTTCTCCAATATCCAGCTACTCAAGTAG